In Gemmatimonadaceae bacterium, one DNA window encodes the following:
- a CDS encoding gluconate 2-dehydrogenase subunit 3 family protein translates to MSLSRRSLLAIAGVAALPRAARAELPSAEWTRAALARGAEVGPSGQGVLSADERATIAAIADAILPRTETPGALDVQVPAFIEILAAEWLTDEERSDLHVGIVELDRRANSTHGAAWPALTLAQQQSEIAWAESRVGTASLGQRAFRRLKSWTVHGWVTSERVQREVFRSQLFHQAYYGCAPVAQSEGDR, encoded by the coding sequence ATGTCGCTGTCTCGTCGCAGCCTCCTCGCCATTGCCGGCGTTGCTGCCCTGCCCCGCGCCGCGCGCGCCGAGCTGCCCTCGGCCGAGTGGACGCGCGCCGCGCTCGCCCGCGGAGCCGAGGTCGGCCCGTCCGGCCAAGGCGTCTTGAGCGCCGACGAGCGCGCCACCATCGCGGCGATTGCCGACGCCATTTTGCCGCGCACGGAGACGCCGGGCGCGCTCGATGTCCAGGTGCCCGCGTTCATCGAGATCCTTGCCGCGGAGTGGCTCACGGACGAGGAGCGCAGCGACCTGCACGTAGGGATCGTCGAGCTCGACCGGCGCGCCAACAGCACGCACGGCGCGGCCTGGCCGGCGCTCACGCTCGCACAGCAGCAGTCCGAGATCGCCTGGGCTGAGTCGCGCGTGGGCACGGCAAGCCTTGGTCAGCGCGCCTTCCGACGCCTCAAGTCCTGGACCGTGCACGGTTGGGTGACTAGCGAGCGGGTGCAGCGCGAAGTGTTCCGCTCGCAACTGTTTCACCAGGCCTACTATGGATGTGCGCCGGTGGCACAGTCCGAGGGCGACCGCTGA
- a CDS encoding LTA synthase family protein yields MTAPDADRRTPPTQESLLARRALLLLALYVTVRAVFLVDNRSAFADSSWTGIAGAFLHGLRFDLSAIAYSNLPFVLLSLAPAALLARRWYQRALFAVFVLVNATLTVIMMGDVGYFPFTGTRVTLDVFALSNEAQAQAGQLFVNFAGLTAIGLALIAGLVFLYPRARDGVAPRRSWLQAAGRTLGVVLLTFLAARGGWQKKPLKPIHAFAAGEHALGILTLNSAFTMLHSESRGRLTPLDFFASDAEVEARLPAPYGGAARVPPAPRPQNVVLLVLESFGTEYWGADDREAPELTPFLDSLAQHGVFYRDAFANGRRSMDALPSLLLGVPLYYGRSIAVSAYQGNEWRGLGHFLAEQGYHSSFFHGAPKGTMFFDAIAAMSGIEEFIPLEAYPDSLQRAAFDGHWGLFDEPALQYAARTLSTHREPWFTTLFTISTHHPYRVPERYRDSLPTGTREIHQSVAYVDLAVRRFFEAARQQPWFAHTLFVITGDHTAPLRAPRYDTPIGRYLVPVLLYHPTQSLAGLDSTRIIQHADLFKTILDYAGARPERVPRFGQSLFADAEGEAVLSSDETFWLVRREGVLERLPDGQERSVAYSRETTGGTPASLPSERVTAMSAKLKAQLQHFVNSMVGNSFYRSEGTP; encoded by the coding sequence ATGACCGCCCCCGACGCTGACCGCCGCACCCCGCCGACGCAGGAGTCCCTCCTGGCCCGGCGAGCGCTGTTGCTGCTGGCGCTCTACGTCACCGTGCGCGCGGTCTTCCTCGTCGACAACCGCTCGGCGTTCGCCGATAGCTCGTGGACGGGCATCGCCGGGGCCTTTCTGCACGGCCTGCGCTTCGATCTCTCGGCGATCGCCTACTCGAACCTGCCGTTCGTGTTGCTGAGCCTCGCACCGGCGGCGTTGCTGGCGCGGCGCTGGTATCAGCGGGCGCTGTTCGCGGTCTTCGTACTCGTGAACGCCACGCTCACCGTCATCATGATGGGCGACGTGGGCTACTTCCCGTTCACGGGCACGCGGGTAACGCTGGATGTCTTCGCGCTCAGCAACGAGGCGCAGGCGCAGGCGGGGCAGCTCTTCGTGAACTTCGCGGGCCTCACCGCGATCGGCCTTGCACTGATCGCCGGCTTGGTCTTCCTGTATCCGCGTGCCCGCGACGGTGTGGCGCCGCGCCGCAGCTGGCTTCAGGCCGCGGGCCGCACGCTGGGCGTGGTGCTGCTCACGTTCCTTGCCGCGCGCGGCGGCTGGCAGAAGAAGCCCCTCAAGCCGATCCACGCCTTTGCCGCCGGCGAGCACGCGCTGGGCATCCTCACGCTGAACAGCGCGTTCACGATGCTGCACTCGGAGTCGCGTGGACGGCTCACGCCGCTCGACTTCTTCGCAAGTGACGCCGAGGTCGAGGCCCGGCTGCCGGCGCCGTACGGCGGCGCGGCACGGGTGCCGCCGGCCCCGCGCCCGCAGAATGTCGTGCTGTTGGTACTCGAGAGCTTCGGCACCGAGTACTGGGGTGCGGACGATCGCGAGGCGCCCGAGCTCACGCCCTTCCTCGACTCGCTGGCGCAGCACGGCGTCTTCTATCGCGACGCCTTCGCCAACGGCCGTCGTTCGATGGACGCCTTGCCCAGCCTGCTGCTCGGCGTGCCGCTCTACTACGGCCGTTCAATTGCGGTATCGGCCTACCAAGGCAATGAGTGGCGTGGGCTGGGGCACTTCCTCGCCGAGCAGGGCTACCACTCGAGTTTCTTCCACGGCGCGCCCAAGGGCACGATGTTCTTCGACGCCATCGCGGCGATGTCGGGCATCGAGGAGTTCATCCCGCTGGAGGCGTATCCCGACTCGCTGCAGCGTGCGGCCTTCGACGGACACTGGGGACTCTTCGACGAACCCGCGCTGCAGTACGCGGCCCGCACGCTGAGCACGCACCGCGAGCCCTGGTTCACCACGCTGTTCACCATCAGCACGCACCATCCGTATCGCGTGCCGGAGCGCTATCGCGACTCGCTGCCTACGGGCACGCGCGAGATCCACCAGAGCGTGGCCTACGTGGACCTCGCGGTGCGCCGCTTCTTCGAGGCCGCGCGGCAGCAGCCGTGGTTCGCGCACACGCTGTTCGTCATCACCGGCGACCACACGGCGCCGTTGCGCGCGCCCCGCTACGACACGCCGATCGGCCGCTACCTGGTACCCGTGCTGCTGTATCATCCCACGCAGTCGCTCGCGGGCTTGGACTCCACGCGCATCATCCAGCACGCGGACCTGTTCAAGACCATCCTCGACTACGCTGGCGCGCGGCCCGAGCGTGTGCCGCGCTTCGGGCAGTCGTTGTTCGCTGACGCCGAAGGTGAGGCTGTGCTGTCCAGCGACGAGACCTTCTGGCTGGTGCGGCGCGAGGGCGTGCTGGAGCGGCTGCCCGACGGGCAGGAGCGCAGCGTGGCGTACTCGCGGGAGACCACGGGCGGAACGCCCGCGTCGCTGCCCAGCGAACGCGTGACGGCGATGTCCGCCAAGCTCAAGGCACAGTTGCAGCACTTCGTGAACTCGATGGTGGGCAACTCGTTCTACCGCTCCGAAGGCACACCGTGA
- a CDS encoding glycosyltransferase family 39 protein — protein MSTERRFALLACFAFALRAALILWLRTWMGDAGAYEHEEIAQALLRGEGFVFRFFSDVPEPTGHQAPAIPMLLALGYWIFGSGSAMGRLFVELVFAVLAAGGAIALGRLALRWWSERAAIAAMLIFACYPAFIYLPTRIQSVNWTVPFLLFALAGFVAMSEGRGSTRTAVWTGVAGGLGALGEPILAAPFGLCWLWLLWQERGAPRRPLLVAATAALVLAPWLLRNAVVLGAPGFVKSSFGYVAWQGNHVGASGTDKRPVSSEVADALAWKIGGGPATEALLDAARAEAVSVDSALRAADSAAIRALPTERERMHWFRARLLEDLRREPTAYLRVAVKRLGMLLWFDPTNPRAFVAAYRLPYLVLAAAALVGLALIGRAGRRDRRWPPGYAYWLLSLLGLSLVFVGIIASARFRLPIELLLVLPAAYVAHRQVVPTPSDRHL, from the coding sequence GTGAGCACCGAGCGACGCTTTGCGCTGCTCGCGTGCTTCGCCTTTGCGCTGCGGGCCGCGCTGATCCTCTGGCTGCGCACCTGGATGGGTGATGCCGGCGCCTACGAGCACGAGGAGATCGCACAGGCCCTGCTGCGCGGCGAGGGCTTTGTCTTTCGGTTCTTCTCGGATGTGCCCGAGCCCACCGGGCACCAAGCGCCCGCGATCCCGATGCTGCTGGCCCTCGGCTACTGGATCTTCGGCTCTGGCTCCGCGATGGGACGCCTGTTCGTCGAGTTGGTCTTCGCAGTGCTGGCGGCTGGCGGCGCCATCGCGCTCGGGCGACTGGCGCTGCGTTGGTGGAGCGAACGTGCCGCCATCGCCGCGATGCTCATCTTCGCCTGTTACCCCGCCTTCATTTACCTGCCCACGCGCATCCAGTCCGTGAACTGGACCGTGCCCTTCCTGTTGTTCGCGCTCGCCGGCTTCGTGGCGATGTCTGAAGGGCGGGGCAGCACACGCACCGCGGTCTGGACCGGCGTCGCCGGCGGGCTCGGCGCGCTTGGCGAGCCAATCCTTGCCGCGCCCTTCGGACTCTGCTGGCTCTGGCTGCTGTGGCAGGAACGCGGCGCGCCGCGGCGACCACTGTTGGTGGCGGCGACTGCCGCGCTCGTGCTCGCGCCCTGGCTGCTGCGCAACGCGGTGGTACTGGGCGCGCCAGGCTTCGTGAAGTCCTCATTCGGCTACGTGGCGTGGCAGGGCAACCACGTCGGGGCCTCGGGCACGGACAAGCGTCCGGTGTCGTCGGAGGTGGCGGACGCTCTCGCGTGGAAGATTGGCGGCGGCCCGGCAACGGAGGCACTGCTCGACGCCGCGCGCGCCGAGGCGGTGAGCGTGGACAGTGCGCTCCGCGCCGCCGACAGCGCGGCGATTCGTGCGTTGCCGACTGAACGCGAACGGATGCACTGGTTCCGCGCTCGGCTGCTCGAGGACCTGCGCCGTGAGCCGACCGCGTACCTGAGGGTCGCGGTGAAGCGGCTTGGGATGCTGCTGTGGTTCGATCCCACCAACCCGCGCGCCTTCGTGGCCGCGTATCGCCTGCCGTACCTCGTGCTGGCCGCGGCGGCGCTCGTTGGCCTCGCCCTCATCGGTCGGGCCGGCCGTCGCGACCGGCGATGGCCGCCCGGCTACGCCTACTGGCTGCTCTCGTTGCTCGGCCTCTCGCTGGTCTTCGTGGGGATCATCGCCAGCGCGCGCTTCCGCCTGCCGATTGAACTCCTGCTCGTGCTGCCGGCGGCGTACGTGGCGCATCGCCAAGTTGTCCCCACTCCGTCCGACCGCCACCTTTAG
- a CDS encoding AI-2E family transporter: protein MQNPKGILAEERASLVTVSVVVIAAVAIAFALAYTRPLLVPFVLAVFIYYLVSPIADLLESKVRFPRWASTVVTMAVVGVGVFLVGLLFVTSGRGLTESADIYREKLIDVARQVTAWLDSRGVQLSQDTLVDTMRNLPVSRLVQASAESAFTLVSNGTLVLIFVIFLLLGRRREMIKSPVFRQIDRDIRRYLVIKFLISTMTGFLIWVILTAFGLELALVFAVLTFVLNFIPSIGSIVATLLPIPIALVQYETLGPVIAIFVLSSVVQMVIGNGLDPMLMGQNLDLSPVTIVAALVFWGLLWGVVGMLLAAPLTAILRIVLGQFETTRPVGELLAGRLPQGGFTAEMPVVRPDEAGAGGDEDGGAAESARDGAPSRPAA from the coding sequence GTGCAGAACCCCAAGGGCATCCTCGCCGAGGAGCGGGCCAGTCTCGTCACCGTGTCGGTGGTCGTCATCGCCGCGGTGGCCATTGCGTTCGCGCTGGCGTACACGCGGCCGCTGCTGGTGCCCTTCGTGCTGGCGGTCTTCATCTACTATCTCGTCTCGCCCATCGCGGACCTGCTGGAATCCAAGGTGCGCTTCCCGCGCTGGGCGTCCACCGTGGTCACGATGGCGGTGGTGGGCGTGGGCGTGTTCCTCGTCGGCCTGCTCTTCGTCACCTCGGGTCGCGGCCTGACGGAATCGGCCGACATCTATCGCGAGAAGCTGATCGATGTCGCGCGGCAGGTGACGGCGTGGCTCGACTCCCGCGGCGTGCAACTCAGCCAGGACACGCTCGTCGACACGATGCGCAACCTGCCGGTGTCACGCCTCGTGCAGGCCTCGGCCGAGTCGGCGTTCACGCTGGTGAGCAACGGCACGCTGGTGCTGATCTTCGTCATCTTCCTGCTGCTGGGCCGTCGGCGCGAGATGATCAAGAGCCCCGTCTTCCGACAGATCGACCGCGACATCCGCCGCTACCTCGTCATCAAGTTCCTCATCTCGACGATGACGGGCTTCCTGATCTGGGTGATCCTCACGGCCTTCGGGCTGGAACTGGCGCTGGTGTTCGCCGTGCTGACCTTCGTGCTCAACTTCATCCCGAGCATCGGGTCGATCGTCGCCACGCTGCTGCCGATCCCGATTGCGCTGGTGCAGTACGAGACGCTGGGGCCGGTCATCGCCATCTTCGTGTTGAGCAGTGTGGTGCAGATGGTGATCGGCAACGGATTGGATCCGATGCTGATGGGCCAAAACCTTGACCTGAGCCCGGTGACGATCGTGGCGGCCCTCGTCTTCTGGGGCCTGCTCTGGGGCGTGGTCGGGATGCTGCTCGCGGCGCCGCTGACGGCGATCCTCCGCATCGTGTTGGGGCAGTTCGAGACGACGCGGCCGGTCGGTGAACTGCTTGCGGGACGATTACCGCAAGGCGGATTCACCGCCGAGATGCCCGTGGTGCGTCCTGACGAGGCGGGCGCGGGAGGCGACGAGGACGGCGGAGCCGCGGAGAGTGCGCGCGACGGCGCGCCCTCGCGACCGGCGGCTTGA
- a CDS encoding TonB-dependent receptor has product MYDCRTMDRWNARLLVAAGHAAAAGCLALLLSSPLDAQQSPRDSTAARDTLESVVIRALRAGGATPTSQTTLDRRTIERTYAGQDAPLALLGATGITAASDAGAFSGYSSIRLRGVDQTRLAISVDGVPLNDPEDQVLYFSNVPDFMNSMHSVQVQRGVGSSAFGTASFAGSLDFQSLPLMTTERFAEGQLTGGSWGTQRVSVEGATGLVNGFAAYGRVSTQETVGYREHSGNEALSGFVSAGWFGSRDALKLTGFAGRSKMQLAYYAPSEAELEANPRTNVMGRDERDDFRQEMLSLQYTRVLRPGVTVTTTGYRNSAGGWYDVDVGDPTLWRFNLDHVWYGLLSTLNYDREGLSVSAGAHLSRYARDHFLNIKPDTRTRIYDNTGHKAEQSAFVKATVTRGAFDWTGDLQLRRAAFRYEATPGNSFDTPRVDWLFMNPKVGVTWRAQPALSLFASLGQASREPTRSDMFAGADDMDDAAAADLLPLSQVKPERLTDVEVGARWRRGTLQASVNGFAMWFQDEIAAIGAIAVTGSQLRKNVDRSTRLGVEGELAWQVHRRLLVTGNAMLMRARIAEYTDEASATTYTDVAPVLSPAVIANAQLAWQAASALELTLSGRHVGESQLANDGNAALVTPAFTLADLGLAYTVGRSALRVQVQNLFDATAYASGYTDGSVRYFFPVAARTVLATVTVGF; this is encoded by the coding sequence ATGTACGACTGCCGCACGATGGACCGATGGAACGCTCGACTGCTTGTTGCCGCAGGTCACGCGGCCGCTGCGGGCTGCTTGGCCCTGCTGCTGTCTTCGCCACTGGACGCCCAGCAATCGCCACGCGACTCGACCGCTGCTCGTGACACGCTCGAGAGCGTGGTCATCCGCGCCCTGCGCGCCGGTGGCGCTACGCCCACCTCGCAGACCACGCTCGACCGCCGCACGATCGAGCGCACGTATGCGGGGCAGGACGCGCCGCTGGCGCTGCTCGGCGCCACGGGCATCACCGCCGCCTCGGACGCCGGCGCGTTTTCGGGTTACAGCTCCATCCGCCTACGCGGCGTGGACCAGACGCGCCTCGCCATCTCGGTGGACGGCGTCCCTCTCAACGATCCTGAAGACCAGGTCCTGTACTTCTCAAACGTACCGGACTTCATGAACTCGATGCACAGCGTGCAGGTGCAGCGCGGCGTGGGCTCCAGCGCCTTCGGCACGGCGTCCTTCGCCGGCTCGCTGGACTTCCAGAGCCTGCCGCTGATGACCACCGAGCGTTTCGCCGAGGGACAGCTCACCGGCGGGAGCTGGGGCACGCAGCGCGTGAGCGTTGAGGGCGCGACAGGTCTCGTGAACGGCTTCGCCGCCTACGGCCGCGTCTCGACGCAGGAGACTGTTGGCTACCGCGAGCACTCCGGCAACGAAGCGCTGTCGGGCTTCGTGAGCGCCGGGTGGTTCGGCTCGCGTGATGCGCTCAAGCTCACCGGCTTCGCCGGCAGATCGAAGATGCAGCTCGCCTACTACGCTCCCAGCGAAGCGGAACTCGAGGCCAATCCTCGCACGAACGTGATGGGACGGGACGAGCGCGACGACTTCCGTCAGGAGATGCTCTCGCTTCAGTACACGCGGGTGCTGCGTCCGGGAGTGACCGTCACCACCACTGGCTATCGCAACTCGGCAGGCGGTTGGTACGACGTGGACGTCGGCGACCCCACGCTGTGGCGCTTCAATCTCGACCACGTGTGGTACGGGCTGCTGTCCACGCTGAACTATGATCGCGAGGGCCTTAGCGTCTCCGCGGGCGCACATCTCAGCCGCTACGCGCGCGACCACTTTCTCAACATCAAGCCGGACACGCGCACGCGCATCTACGACAACACGGGCCACAAGGCGGAGCAGAGTGCCTTCGTGAAGGCGACCGTCACGCGTGGTGCCTTCGACTGGACCGGCGACCTGCAGCTGCGCCGCGCCGCGTTCCGGTACGAAGCGACGCCCGGCAACAGCTTCGACACGCCACGCGTCGACTGGCTCTTCATGAACCCCAAGGTCGGCGTCACCTGGCGGGCGCAGCCCGCGCTCTCGCTGTTCGCCTCGCTGGGGCAGGCCAGCCGAGAGCCCACCCGCAGCGACATGTTCGCCGGCGCCGACGATATGGACGACGCGGCGGCCGCCGACCTGCTGCCGCTCTCGCAGGTAAAGCCCGAACGACTCACCGACGTCGAAGTGGGTGCGCGCTGGCGGCGCGGCACACTGCAGGCAAGCGTGAACGGCTTCGCGATGTGGTTCCAGGACGAGATCGCCGCCATCGGCGCCATCGCCGTGACGGGCAGCCAGCTGCGCAAGAACGTGGATCGCTCGACACGGCTTGGCGTCGAGGGTGAGCTCGCCTGGCAGGTGCATCGTCGGCTCTTGGTCACGGGCAACGCGATGCTCATGCGCGCGCGCATCGCCGAGTACACGGACGAAGCTTCGGCCACGACCTACACGGATGTGGCGCCGGTGCTCTCGCCGGCCGTCATCGCCAACGCGCAGTTGGCCTGGCAGGCCGCGTCGGCGCTGGAACTGACGCTGTCCGGGCGCCACGTGGGTGAGTCACAGCTCGCCAATGATGGCAACGCGGCGCTGGTGACACCCGCCTTCACGCTGGCGGACTTGGGCCTGGCCTACACGGTCGGGCGCTCCGCGCTGCGCGTGCAGGTGCAGAACCTCTTCGATGCCACCGCCTACGCCAGCGGCTACACGGACGGCTCCGTCCGCTACTTCTTCCCAGTGGCGGCCCGCACCGTGCTGGCCACCGTGACCGTGGGATTCTAA
- a CDS encoding winged helix-turn-helix transcriptional regulator yields MTRPRSLQEELQQSKPFDTPADEAVVALMRTAALVRRAIAKRVEPYGISVAQYNVLRILRGAGKDGLPTLAVRDRLIEEAPGITRLVDKLEQSGLVRRARTGSDRRVVHCVIAEKGLRLLDAMDTLIRETGRLVSDGLPREEDQRALNALLASVRDGVQDD; encoded by the coding sequence ATGACGCGTCCGCGCTCGCTGCAGGAGGAGCTGCAGCAGTCCAAGCCCTTTGACACGCCGGCTGACGAGGCCGTGGTGGCCCTGATGCGCACCGCGGCCCTCGTCCGGCGCGCCATCGCGAAGCGCGTGGAGCCGTACGGGATCTCCGTGGCGCAGTACAACGTGCTGCGGATCCTGCGCGGGGCGGGGAAGGACGGGCTGCCCACGCTGGCCGTGCGCGATCGCTTGATCGAGGAGGCGCCGGGCATCACGCGCCTGGTGGACAAGCTCGAGCAATCAGGGTTGGTGCGGCGCGCGCGCACGGGCTCGGACCGGCGCGTCGTGCACTGCGTCATCGCCGAGAAGGGCCTGCGATTGCTCGATGCGATGGACACGCTGATTCGGGAGACAGGCCGGCTCGTCAGTGACGGCCTGCCCCGGGAGGAGGACCAGCGTGCGCTGAACGCCTTGCTCGCGTCCGTGCGCGACGGCGTGCAGGACGACTAG
- a CDS encoding peptidylprolyl isomerase produces MRTARRMIRVTAAAAALLALAVAPAMGAAQAAYTVADSAIVRRILLAEDARELSAAALAEGVRHRDPMISGLAARARARIADSTFAARDTLLGGRLRATVTWPEPGWKARYRALAGSRDDCAAMQRGLTDAVVAVQVRAAALLRASCATDEAVGATLRAWVDALPMATSTHQRAQASWHLGAHGIVALARLRPDEARQRLPRLASHRQWNVRQYAARAAGLLRDSTTLVALADDRDANVAEAAFDAMRSAKQTPATPLLLRALEREEAQAVRAAAITAGVVGDPALRAAAERALARFTAHAIASERDVRVALLAMLGRPASDDRAPARPAQLGRDAVALALGAERYLEVLMAPEHGGGHFTVRLRGDVAPIMAARVLDLARSGHYNNTSWHRAEYDFVLQGGSAGANEYVGDARFLVDELGTIAHPRGSVGMSTRGHDTGDAQWFINLRDNARLVGDYTVFAEVVEGMDIADAALEGDRIVSIREVRRPAARP; encoded by the coding sequence ATGCGAACTGCGCGACGGATGATCCGAGTGACGGCGGCCGCGGCCGCCCTGCTGGCCCTGGCGGTGGCGCCGGCGATGGGCGCGGCCCAGGCCGCATACACCGTTGCCGACTCGGCTATCGTGCGGCGGATTCTGCTCGCCGAGGACGCGCGCGAGCTGTCTGCCGCCGCCTTGGCGGAAGGGGTGCGGCATCGTGATCCGATGATATCGGGCCTCGCCGCGCGGGCGCGGGCACGCATCGCCGACTCGACCTTTGCGGCGCGCGACACCCTGCTCGGCGGGCGCCTGCGCGCTACAGTGACCTGGCCGGAGCCCGGCTGGAAGGCGCGCTACCGGGCGCTCGCGGGCAGCCGGGATGACTGCGCCGCGATGCAGCGGGGGCTGACGGACGCGGTGGTCGCGGTGCAGGTCCGCGCGGCCGCGCTGCTGCGAGCTTCGTGCGCGACGGACGAAGCCGTCGGCGCGACGCTGCGAGCATGGGTCGATGCGCTGCCGATGGCGACCTCGACGCACCAGCGCGCGCAGGCCTCCTGGCACCTGGGCGCGCACGGTATCGTGGCGCTCGCTCGCCTGCGGCCGGACGAAGCGCGCCAACGTCTCCCGAGACTGGCCTCCCATCGGCAATGGAATGTGCGGCAGTACGCGGCGCGCGCTGCCGGCCTGCTGCGCGACAGTACGACCCTGGTCGCGCTCGCGGACGATCGTGACGCCAATGTCGCCGAGGCGGCCTTCGATGCGATGCGCAGCGCGAAACAGACTCCCGCAACGCCATTGCTGCTGCGGGCCCTGGAGCGCGAGGAGGCGCAGGCGGTGCGTGCGGCCGCGATCACTGCAGGTGTAGTCGGTGATCCGGCGCTCCGCGCCGCCGCTGAGCGTGCACTGGCTCGCTTCACGGCGCACGCCATTGCCTCCGAGCGCGATGTCCGCGTGGCACTGCTGGCGATGCTCGGCCGCCCCGCGAGCGACGACCGTGCGCCCGCGCGCCCAGCGCAACTCGGACGCGACGCGGTGGCCCTCGCGCTCGGGGCCGAGCGGTACCTCGAGGTGCTGATGGCGCCGGAACACGGCGGCGGGCACTTCACCGTGCGCCTGCGCGGCGACGTCGCGCCAATCATGGCAGCGCGCGTGCTCGACCTCGCGCGCAGCGGCCACTACAACAACACGAGCTGGCACCGTGCCGAGTACGACTTCGTGCTGCAGGGCGGCAGCGCCGGCGCCAACGAGTACGTGGGCGACGCGCGCTTCCTCGTGGACGAACTGGGCACCATCGCGCATCCGCGCGGATCGGTGGGGATGAGCACGCGCGGGCACGACACCGGCGACGCGCAGTGGTTCATCAACCTGCGCGACAATGCCCGCTTGGTCGGGGACTACACCGTGTTCGCCGAGGTCGTGGAGGGGATGGACATCGCCGACGCCGCGCTCGAGGGCGACCGCATCGTCAGCATCCGCGAGGTGCGGCGGCCGGCCGCGCGGCCCTAG
- a CDS encoding TIGR03546 family protein, with protein MLVIKFLQTLFKALNSDGTPGQVGMGMAIGLAFGLTPLLSLHNLVVLAVAMLSTVSMPGVFLGWAIATPLGFMLDPLFDQLGMAILTQDALTPFFVWVVNTPVIALSRLNNTIVIGSLVAWLLLLIPAFFGFRTFVVQYRAHIYARVQQWKVVQLLKTSKLYQLYELFRP; from the coding sequence ATGCTCGTCATCAAGTTCCTCCAGACGCTGTTCAAGGCGCTGAACTCGGACGGCACCCCCGGCCAAGTCGGGATGGGGATGGCCATCGGCCTCGCCTTCGGTCTCACACCGCTGCTCTCCTTGCACAACCTCGTGGTGCTCGCGGTCGCGATGCTCAGCACCGTCTCGATGCCCGGCGTGTTCCTCGGCTGGGCCATCGCCACGCCGCTGGGCTTCATGCTCGACCCCCTCTTTGACCAGCTGGGGATGGCCATCCTCACGCAGGATGCGCTGACGCCCTTCTTCGTCTGGGTCGTGAACACGCCAGTGATTGCGCTCTCGCGATTGAACAACACGATCGTGATCGGCAGCCTTGTGGCCTGGCTGCTCCTGCTCATCCCGGCCTTCTTTGGCTTCCGGACCTTCGTCGTCCAGTACCGCGCACACATCTACGCCCGCGTCCAGCAGTGGAAGGTCGTGCAACTGCTCAAGACCTCGAAGCTGTACCAGCTCTACGAGCTCTTCCGGCCATGA